The stretch of DNA AGTGGTAAATTCTTGTCCTccattttaatcacaaaaacaatcattgttataaaaattatctaCATGAACCTTAATAGGCTTCCCAAGGACTGTATGGTTACATGGCAAGCTTTAAATGCCAAGGATGTGAGATGTGTGGCCAGTTTCTTCCAAACAAATTCCAGGTGCTGGATATGGGTACTTATCATAAAAATGGGTGTGGGATGTGGGtaccaagaaaaatgataagtgAGGTAATGGCTAGGTGCATGGTGCAAGCAGTGAACTTTTAGGTTAGAATAAAAGGACCTGATAACAAAAACGGTTGCTCACTTGACTGTCTAAGGAAAATGTTTCATACTTCTCAGTTTGCACATACTATCCTGAAAAAGAACATAGAGTGAGTTAGCCATCCAATGGAAGCTTTCATAGTTGTATTCGTTACTGTCTGCCTCTGTGAAACGTAACATAAAGAGGTAGTCTTAATAGCTCAAAAGTGGCTTATAATAACTAAAGCTTAGATTTATCTATTTcttgattaaaataattgatatcATGCTgcaataaatatttgaaaggctTATAAACAAGTATCATGATCATTTAGCCGAAAAGATGGAGTTACTGTTATATTTGGGCATAGCATTTTGAAATGCATATACTATCTATCTTCATTTGTGTTCACTGCATAACCagattaagttttattttgaacatttgaaTACATGGAAGGGTTGAACAGATTTTttacttgaaataaaaaataattaatgctaGATGACATAAACTTATACTAATCCCACTTCATAACCagattaagttttattttgaacatttgaaTACATGGAAGGGTTGAACAGATTTTTTACTTGATacgaaaaataattaatgctaGATGACATAAATGTTGGGGTATATttggagactggttttggagctgaaaaaggtATTTGCTGAAAGTTGGCTCGACAGTTGGCTCAAACCAAAGTTCGCTTGACATACCGCTCGAGCGAAGGTcaagtccgagagttcgctcgagtctcactcaacactccgctcgagcgagacacaaaccctagtgttcgctcgagccaatgttcatttgattgttcgctcgagtcgcgctcgacactccgctcaaGCGAAGTATGCGGTTTTTGCCAGATTAGGTTTCCAGCGCCActcactataaatatatcatattagacttgtgttgggCAGTCTCAAGCATagtttgagagagaacaattgtctagtaagtgcatattgtgtgagaaaGCAAAAAGCcttagagagtgtgagttgagattgagtgattgtaatctcctctggttaataagatttctgcaggtctgtggacgtaggcaatttttCAAACCACTTATATTGTgtgtcgtgttcttgattgtgttgcttttactttatttgtcatcgttggtgtgtgtgttttgcatagtatttcacaACAATAAACTTATCCTAATCCCACTCTTTATTGTGACAACTATGCTGGCCCCATGTAATTGGTAAAGAAGATATAAATTGGTTTATGCGATTTTGATCCCCAAAGAAAAATTCCCCACATGCCATAGGATTTGATTGTGGGAGGCTAGCATGATTGTAATGAAATTGACTACAGCAGAGGTAAATGACCTGTCAAACAAATAGCACAAATAAGTCAAGTGTTATGCTAATTGATCTCTGTGAGATAACATGGGGAGTATGGTTGTGAAATGAACCAAGCTTCTTAAGCTTGGGTTAAAAATGAGTTGTTAAGAGTCTCATTGGGATTGTCATGAGATGCAAGATCCAAGCAGAACTTTATTTTGAAGACAAGCTATGAAgatctgactttttttttttttttttaaaaattgtatttttatttaaagacctcacttatggcggagtaAAACCGTGGAAATAACCTTCATCACCCCCAAAAAACTtataagaaaagataaaaaacctATTACTTACAACGTATTACCGGCAATCCTATCCTATCCAATCTCAACAGGCCTGTTATCTCCTTTGGGGCCTGCTCAAAATCCATCGTATTTCCTTTGGCACCTTctttagcaagaaaatcagcaacttgatttatttctctatatatgtGTCTAACTACTATGTTCAACTCCTTTGCAGAGTAAGCAATTCTCTCCCAGTCTTCTTGCACAGCCCAATGAACATCACCCTGTCCATTCCACCAGTGGTTAACACTTGGGAATCAGTTTCAACCTCAACATTAGACTGCATCAGCATATTACATATTCGCAGACCATCAAGCAAAAGCCTTAGTCTCAGCCATTGTGTTGGTACCATTTCCATAATAAGCCATAAAACCACCCAAGATTCCCCCTCTATAATCCCGAACTACCTCTCCACCACCACATTCACCAGGATTCCCCAAACTACACCCATAAATGTTCAACTTGACAAAACCCAATGGTGGACTGGACCACCGCAGGACcttagtaaattttattttcaaatccaaTAAAGGAAGTCCCATGGAGATTGACTTGTTAACAGATAATGAATACATGGCCACCTTTAAGGCCAGGCTCCAGCTAAATGGTGCATCTTCTATTAGTCTTATCAGTGTTTTAAAGATCCCCAAGCTAATTGGATTCAACTCATGGCTGGCCCAATTAGAGGCTTCTTTGATATCATTCTTGAGAAAAACAAGAAGAGACCTAACCCGCGTTGGAGCTTGTTAAATTTAAATCTATGCTTGGCTAGCATACTAAACTGTATGGAAGCTTATGTTGTTTCAATCATCAACTGTATGCAAAGTGACTAAATAAAGACCACCTAGCTGCAGCCAGACAGACAACTCTAGAACTGTAAAAACCCATCACATTGCATAGAATCATTATCATATAGTTCAGTTTGTTGAACTGGCACCCcaacaaaattattagattAATATCACAGTAATCAGCAATTGATGCCTTTGTCTGCCCTTGTTTCTTGGAGTCAACAAGATTGCTCCTATAGGATGGGTAACCTAGCTTTGCTGGGATTAATGTATTCTTTCTAAAGTATTGGTGGAAGATAAGACAGAATTCCATTCAACTTTGACCTGCACCATTGATTAGTCACTTTCACAGtgactaaaataatatatatgcattggTATCTTAAGTAATGTCATCTCcatacataattaataaaacatgcTGCTCTTTGCAATACAGAAATTGTTTTGTGATGCCTAAACTAATATCATATGCAGGTTGATGCTGAAGGTTATGAACTAAAGCCTGTTGTTCTTGGCACCTCACAAAACTTACTTGTGGGTCAGAGCTGCTTTGCCATTGGAAATCCTTATGGATATGAGAACACGCTGACAACTGGGGTAAATTTCTGTGATATGATTTGTATGCATTTAATAtcagtaaaaaattattttgagaacaAGTAGGTAGTAGTGAACCATGTAATATTACAACTTAGGTCATTATCTATTTCAATTACTTATTCAACCATGCAATAATGTTTTCGAGTACTTTGAATGGTCAATGGAGAatgtttcattttattcatctcatctaatttcaagaaatagtTTAGCTTTGAACTTGTTTTCTCTCACATAATTATCAAGACATACTTTGTAGTTtgtggatgaaaacaatttacaCTTTATACCTCAAACAATCAAAATTGACAAATTGCATCCTCTAACTATAACTTTTTGTCAAACAGCTCCCTCTGTCTAGGTCTGGCCATTAAGATGGTGAAAAAAGGTGACATGGTACAATCCTAATTGTTAACGAAGGTTCTATTTGATAATTGGCTGTAGTTTGATGGTGTAATGTGTCAATTTTAGTTGTTTAGGGTGCAAAGTGCAAAACACTTAATTAGTTGGGGTTGAAAGTGTATTTTCCCCTTTTAATGTAGGTCCTCTAGTGTATTTAGCTTACATATTTCAATCCAGTACGTTATTGGTAATAAAAAACCCAGCATCTATGTACCGGTTACTTTAAGTCGTGCAGGTAGTCAGTGGATTAGGAAGGGAGATACCTTCACCAAATGGAAGTGCTATTCGAGGAGCTATTCAAACAGATGCTGATATCAACGCAGGTAAATTACACtttcctttcaaatatgttAAAAGTCTTTTTATAAACGTCTTGATAGacatctccttttctttttattaagtAGATCATATCAACTTATGCAATGACTTTTAAGCCCATCATATGGAATTTGTTGACTTTCAAAAAgcatactcttttttaaatgcAGCAGTTGCTTTTTGTTATTAATGAGGGATTGTAAAATCAGACCACTAGAATTAGCTACCCTGAAAACGATGAGCCATTACCTAGTGGCACTTGGCTGATCTCCCTTTCCCCTGCTCCATTTCTGTAACAGAGCCTTGTCTTCTTACAACcttgtttcaatctttgaaagaGACTACCCTTTTCCAATATCACAATCATTCATCTCAAGATTTAAAGATCGATATTGTTTGCGCTCCACATCATCACATGAACATTTATATTTGCTTGTTTTCATCTATACCCAGCATGTAATGCACACAACACAGGATAGATGGTTCATCATGGAATGATCATTCTAGTCTTCTTACTCTTTGGAGCATATCCTAATTGTAAGATTAATTCTTTGATTCTTTAACTTTGATAAAATAGGAATAGTTTCTTTCATTCTTATCCTAAATCGAATGGGattcaaatatttctcttttcatatgTTAATGGAAAGATATCTCATAGGACTAAACTAATGATACTCCTGTTCAGtcgataataatttaataggaGCAAACTCATGATAGTCCTATATATTCTAagtatatcaatatatttattaaatgtcACCATTATATGATCAACACCTATTATCATAATGAATATGTTTTAGgagtgctacccgccccctacggggtgGGGGCACCCCTTgcccgcaccccgcccccggGATGCGGGGGCAAGGTACCCTGCCCCGgtgggcggggtgcggggccGATTCCCAATCCGCCCCGCctattttcacttaaaaaaaaacactatatttattttatttaaaaattatttataagtgtaaaaataattaaaaatacatttttagatccaaattataaatttaaattttgtaaatataactataatttaaaaactatgtaatttttaaatttgctagtgcatattttgtataaattatagtgtattagtttttaaattatgtagtttttaaatttgtcaatgcatattttgtgaacaaatctaacaaattgtaatatatatttatatatacacaatttgtaaaatataaatatatatttatgtttatatatatgtatataatatatatatataaaaatggggGCGGGACGGGGGAAATGCGGGGCGGGTTGGGCCCTCCCAGTCACCCGCCCCTGCTAGGAGCCctagatgcggggcggggggcgggtGGGGGGAGCGGGGTTGCCCGCCCTGCCATGTGGGGgcagggccccgctgcccacccctaatatGTTTTAGTCTTTGCATATAAGTCGTCTGCCCCCGCTGCCCATTCCTAATATGTTTTAGTCTTTGCGTATAAGTCGTATGATTTTATCATTGACCACAGACTTAAAATACACAAGTTACTAACATCATGATTCTGTATTAGCCCGTTTGGATATTGTGGTGAGATAAAacatataatctcatctcacctcatctcatctaatttcaaataataatctcactactattcacaaaccatctcatctcatctcactatccaaacgggcctgTCCAATTTTTCTCACTAACTATGAACTTAAAACTCATAAATTACTAGCAATCATAATTAGGATCTTATACATTGTAGTCTTACTAAATACATCGAAATCATTTTCAGAATAACTTGTAGACCTAATCATCAcatgaataattaaataataaatgcTCAATTTAACCATGAGCCAAACTAtaaacaattttatcaaataattgttgagtttcaaaatattagaacatgaaTTTTAACAGGAACATGGAGGTATAAATGCCATGTATGTATAGCTGTCAAACCAACGCACAAAAACACCATTTTGATCCAGATGGAAAATTTTCAGGTAATTCAGGTGGGCCATTAATTGATTCACATGGCCATGTCATTGGAGTTAATACAGCAACTTTTACTCGCAAAGGTGAGTGAATTATGAATTGTAGTACTACTAAATATGGAAAGATTTATATTTCCCTTTTTTCCATGATGAAATCAAAGCTAAACTACTTATGTTCAAAAGTTATGAATGCTTTTGGTTTATTATTGAATTGCAGGGACAGGAGTATCATCTGGTGTTAACTTTGCAATACCAATCGACACTGTTGTTCGAACTGTACCTTATCTTATTGTCTATGGAACATCTTATAAAGACAGGTTTTGATCTTGCTTGTCAAATGGCATAATTTTAGTGGGCTTCTTTGAATAGATGCACCATGTTATAACCATATGGCAGATGACAATTTTGTCTCgcatttcttgaatttttgtataattttcgTCGTAagagaattttgtttttctatcatATTATAACATAATATCTCTCTCACCATGCATCTTTCCACCATGCTGATCATTCTGAGCTTCGATTTTAAGTTAAAGATTGTCACACTCATATCCCTGAAAGAAACTCATGGCAAGCGAGTAAATTTTGCCTCTCAAAAAACTCCTTCTCGTTGACTGTGGTCCGGAAGCAAATTCTTCTTAACTTCTTCTTGGGCTGCTTtgcttaaaacataaaaaacacaaCCACAATTGAAGAAGCAACTTTgcttaaaaatataactttcaTAGTCAAAACGTAGTTGAAGATACACATATTCTAAAAATTTCATGCTCATGACCACCTATGGAAAAGCAAGGGATAAAAGAAACAAGCATTCTTCTGTATGCTTTTGGTCAAACCATCTCCTCCATCACATTATTTCAAGCGAAAATCTTACAGCAAATGCTTTCACTTAAAAGCAAAGCTGTTACAGTTATTCGATGCAGGATACGACAACATAATAGTCACAAACAAGGGAAATGTCAAGTTTCTTATACATTGACTCAAGCATAAAACTTATGAAGTTCAGAACTGCTCTCAATCCCTAAACCTTTAGCAGTGACAATTGCTCTTCAATAGAACTATCCACATGACATGAAGAACGACAAGAGGAAGGGATGAGAATGAGACCCAGGCATCTCTGTTCCATGGGAGAAGGAGAGGACCGTTGGGTACTACGATACTCCACAGCATCTTGGAGAATGATGTTTCCTTGCTTGTCTATGCAGTGGAAGGTGCCCAAGAAAAAGCGTCCATCTTTAATTCCCACAAGCATTTGGCGAAACAGCAGATTCCCTACGCGAGTGATGTGGTTCGAACGGTTTGAGTTAGACACATCTAAACTCTCTGCCGGAGTTGAGGATTTCTCCACTTCTTGATCCATGCACTTGAATCAATCACTAAATCTGAAAAGTGTAAGAAAAAGAGATTGTAAACTCTTTTGCTTTCTGATAAGCCAAATTCATTAACTAAATAGAAACTATGTCTAGCTTGTGTCACCAAATCAACAATGGTAATGTACTGACCATAGAAACTACCTCCCAATAGAGATACAAGAAACCAAGTAGTTGTATGATTTACTGGGACGGTACctcttgtataatttttatggaagaaagaaagattcCCCAACTCTAAGATGCAGGCAacacattttcatattttgcaccacaattaatattattccaaGCATCATAAAACCTATATTTAACCATCAATTAAACAGGGATATGGATGAACTTGGTCAAACCAAGCATGCAACAAACTGGCTGATAGAAACTGAATAAAATGATGGCCTGGATATAATGCAGAGAAGGTGCACAGAGGGAAACCTACCAGAAGTAATAGGAATTGtatcacaaaaaagaaaattcaagttttaaacttgaaaatctatttaattttcttcGAAAGAAGGGGAATGGCAGCATGAATGAAAGTAGCTATTTAACATAAACTAAATCAAATAAGAATGACTATCTCAGGTTGCAGACTTATGATGGAAAGTTGTTTGTATGCATCAGAGGGGCGAGATCTAGCATGATATTCCCttgtgtcttatgtggtgcatttggtaaGAAACAAAACGCCCTATTTTAGGTGGCGGGGATCTTTAATATATCAAGTTGACATCTCTGTTTATTAGACCACTTTACGAGCGGCTGATGATATCGAGTTGCAAACTCTTTTCCTTAACCTTGgattgtttgtattttttaaactttagatTTCAGTCCCATTTTTATTCtcttagttctctctctctctctctcatcaaattTCTCTCATGTGCTACCCATATACTTGGGTAACAACTGTGTTATACTTCTTGAAGAGTTTTATATCCTCAATcaccaaaagagagagagagagagagagagagagagaactaagtCCTTTCTCAGAGAGATATTTTGTTTTCACAGCTATGCTAAAAAGGAACAAGAAAATTTTCTAGAAAAGCAGCTATTTCATAGAATAAAACAACTTCCAATGGATACCAATTTGACATATGTTCTTATTTCCccatagaaaagaaaatgcatgaTTGGATTAGGATTAAGTAGATATAAAACAATAGAGGAAACAAGCATAACAGACTATCTTTTTTATTGTCTTAGTAGTGTAGAAACAAAGTCTTGACTAATCCTGGGGATACACAAGCCCTCATAAAGAAGTTCCCTACAAGTGCACCTCAAGCAATTCAAGGGGAATTCCACCAGTCAGATggccctagaaattgtttgcgcCTAAGGGTTTGAAACCTAAACTTGGAAGAAGCATACCACCTAGCCcaaggcccttaccacttgagccaacctctAGAGATGGGTATTTTAGTGTTACAGCAATCACTTTTTTACTTCATATAATCTGAACCAATGATGGCCATACATCAACCCAGAGGAGAATGGTCATACTCTGGTAATTTGGGGTAGAGTTCTTGACATACAAAGCCCATACTGGACCGTgcttaaattttataaagtgTATACTAGACCTACAATGTAATCAAGGAGCATTAAGCTGAATAATTTTTTGGCAACACGTGAGGGGTATTGTAGTTTTATTGCTCAACGTTGTGAAAATAGGAATGGAAGATATGTTGAAATATCAGAGTATAGTCAGGGGGGAAGAAGAAATATGTTATGTATTCCAGAAGGAGAGAATGGGtggggatggaggaagatgagggaggcTTTGATagtgaaagggaaagaaaaaaccaatgAAGGTGGTCTGCATGGAGGAAACAAACCGAGTGAGGGAAGAGGGAAACTGAAACACTATGAGCGATCGTATAAGGATGTCCTTGCCAAGTCGATACCGAGAGTTGCTGGTGCGAAGAAGGCTGGTGCGAAGATGGCTGGTGAGAAAGTTTTGGACAGAGGTAAGGGAAGTTGGCTACGTGAAGGTATGGTGAACCATGCCCATGGCAGGGCCTCTGTCGAGTGTCAGTCATGGGAAATGCAAAGGAAGTTGTTGGAAATGCAGGGGCAGCTACGCGCATTGCAGAAGGATATGGCTACTATAGTAGCATTTGTCGGCTCATTAAAGGAAAGTGAAGGTGCCGAGAAACTGAAGGAAAATGGGCTGAGGTTCACACGGGAGAAGACTCAACAGAAAGGAAAATATTCTAAAGGCTGGAATGTGTGGCGTCGGGCGAAACAACAAGAAACCTTTGGGGCTGGGCCGTCGAAGGTTAAGGCCCAGAACTTCGAAATCCAGTCCAAGGCCCATACAGGCGGGTCGGCATTCAAGACCCAATTAAACGGGTCAGAATCCAGGCCAACAGAACCCGCGAAACCGAGTTCTAGCCCGAGAGGATCCATCGAGCTTCACGGGCTAGGGTTTGTGCCGGAAAGCAAACAGACGGCGCCGAAAGAGGTTGAGGGGCCACAGACGACGCCGACGGAGATAGTGGGGGTCGCCGGTGTGGTCTTGCCGGAGTCCTGTGCTCACCCACTGTTAGGCGTAGAAACCCATCTTCATTCGGCGCTGGAGAAGCAAACCTCGAGGATGAGGGAGGCAGTTTCGATGGGTCCAGTGACAGGCTCGGGGAGATCAGTAGAGAACCTCGAGTTggctgaggttgaagaagactcAGATGACTTCATGCATTCTGTGGAAGATGAACTTTTCATCCCTTGTGGATTGGAGGATTTTTCTATGGGAAGTGAATTTCAGAACCAGAATAATAAGATGGGGAATCCTActccattaaattcttattttccagatcaagcatcagattgggttacacataaagctaaagaaattcaacatgttGTTGGAATTGAGTGTGTTGGGTATGAGGAGCAGTTTATAGCCTTGTTAACGGCTATGGAAGCTGGCCATCATCAAGAAAAGAGGGGGAGCACAAAGAAGAGTcgggaattaaaaagattaatgtggtcgatgaactcgGAAGCAAGTTCTAGTAGGAATAAGGCCAATGGGAAGGGGCTGAATGTTCTacaatgaagcctaagattttatcttggaatgtTCGGGGTTTAAACGAGGTAGAGAAGCGTCTTCGGATTCGTCGTCTACTTCGCGAATGGAAAGCGGACAtagtatgtttacaagagacaAAGATGAAGTTGATTAGTAGGAGGATTATTCGGAGTTTGTGGAGTAATATTTATGTGGATTGGGTATATTTGGCCTCATCAGGGTGCTTCGGGAGGAGTAGTGATAATGTGGGATAGAAGGGTAGTAGAGAAGGTGGAGGAGTACATAGGGAGATATATGGTAGCTTGTTCTTTTAAAAGtgtatcagatgattttttatggGCATTTGCAGGAGTGTATGGGCCTAACTTAGATGCTGATAGAAGTTTattatgggatgaacttgcagggGTACAAAGTTGGTGGGACctcccttggtgtattgggggggaTTTTAATGTGGTGCGCTTCCAGAGTGAAAGTCTGGGAaatagaagattgagaccagcaAGCCTGGAGTTCTCtgagtttatctttgatttaaACTTGGTAGATCTCCCATTAGCCGGGGGCCCAGctacttggtcaaataatcagacgTGGTCCCGCTTGGATCGTTTTCTGATTTCCCCTGAGTTTGAAAGCCATTTTCCGGACGTATGGCAAAAGCGATTGAGTCGTATAActtcggatcattggcctattcTACTGGATTGTGGAGGTGTTCGTAACAGcagaaggtattttaagtttgaaaatatgtggttgaagtcagaaGGATTTGTGGAAAGGGTTAAAAGATGGTGGACTTTGTATCAATTTGAAGGAACACccagttttatttttgcaaacaaactgaaagccttaaaaagggatttaaaggagtggaataaacaagcttttggaaatgtggaggagaacaaaaatGCCAAGTTGATGGAAATTCAGTATTTTGAAAGGCTACAAGAAGGGAGGTCACTTAATGAAGAGGAACAAGCACAAAAAGCTTTATTAGTTGCTGATCTTGAGAGGTTAATTTTACAGGAAGAAATCTCATGGCGCCAAAAATCaagagctctttggttgaaggaaggggaca from Juglans regia cultivar Chandler chromosome 4, Walnut 2.0, whole genome shotgun sequence encodes:
- the LOC108990206 gene encoding uncharacterized protein LOC108990206 translates to MDQEVEKSSTPAESLDVSNSNRSNHITRVGNLLFRQMLVGIKDGRFFLGTFHCIDKQGNIILQDAVEYRSTQRSSPSPMEQRCLGLILIPSSCRSSCHVDSSIEEQLSLLKV